The following is a genomic window from Bombina bombina isolate aBomBom1 chromosome 3, aBomBom1.pri, whole genome shotgun sequence.
tttttggtcagtaacatataacaggaactgagaatccatgcctaaagtacaatgcgtgtgaaaaataacacaccaaaatgactacccaaaagtttgacaaagactggtggttgaattagtgcatgcaaagtgttaaaataccagcatttgaaataccctagggtgtctactttttaaaaatatatggtttgatgggggtaatttacattgtccggcttcagaaatgtcccaaataggacatgggtgcatgacgacagatgtgaaaattccaaattaaaaaactggaatgcgccccctaaaaataaggccttttagcccccagagaacccaacagacctatacatgggtggtatcactgtactcaggagatgctgctgaagacatattggggtgttatttggcagtaacccttaacgttctcagtaaatgtattcttgaattgctattttgtcaaaaaatcaccactttttttttttttttttcaaactttggcatagattggtggtaaaatagttgcatggaaagagtcaaaataccccatgtttaataccttaggttgtgttcttttaaaaaatatatatatgtgaagggttaatcagggattcctgacagatatcagtgttccaatgtaaatatcgctaattttttaaaaaattttttggaaatagcaaagtgctacttgtacttattgccctataacttgcaaaaaaagcaaagaacatgtaaacattgagtatttctaaactcaggacaaaatttagaaactatttagcatgggagttttttggtagttgttgaagtgtaggagattttgagggtcaaagttagaaaaagtgtgtttttttaaattttttcctcatattttataaaaatttttatagtaaattataagatatgatgaaaataatggtatctttagaaagtccatttaatggcgagaaaaacggtatataatatgtgtgggtacagtaaatgagtaagaggaaaattacagctaaacacaaacaccgcagaaatgtaaaaatagccttggtcccaaacggacagaaaatggaaaagtgctgcggtcattaaggggttaaagtgagcataaagtctggtattatctttttctttttctatgcatctgatatgctctcttattctttctttcagtttcctccccgtttgacctaggtactgtagtttacatgagcattgaattaaatagattatattggtgtcagtgcatcttatggtgtcattaatcttcagttctttcagggttacattagattttacctttttggttttggtgctaaatttgcatgatttgcatacatgacatggaaaaaatcctaatagcttttcattgtttaagttgtattgctgaggacctgtttttgatttaaattcgcTTGGCGCTAGGATATTCTTTAAATTGATGGCCTTTCTGAATATAACGTCAGGGCGATGTTTTagtcttttccctattatggggtcacttctggctatgtgccagtgtttctttacaatgttctcaattagtttatgttgactagaaaatTATGTGATAAATGGAATGTCATATGGATCTTTTTCTGTCTTGTTAGTCATATTGCTGTCTTCTAGTAGTGACCTCCTATCTGTTTGTCTAACTAGTTTGTTGGTTTCTAGTAGTTATTTAGGgtggtatcctttctctaaaaatctgttgtgtaagatctctgcttgtgagtcataatctgcaaggtgtgtgcagtttcttctaattcttgagaattgcccttttggtatgtttcttttccatttattgtgatggcagcttttaaaatcaatatagctgttggcatcgactttttaaaaaaaggtggttgtagttatttcattatttattatagatatttctatatccagaaaattaatttttactttgttatattcatatgtaaatattaatctgaaatcattggtgttaaaatctgaaatgaattgttctagtagttcctcatcacctttccagataatgaatatatcatcaataaacattttgtagagcacgagattcgcaccccacggtGTTCCGGACAAAAATAGTTCTTCAAAGTGCCCTACGaacaaatttgcgtaactgggtgcgaatctcgtgcccatggctgtgccccttttttgcaaatagtaatgcccattaaatgaaaaatagttattcttTAGAATAAACTCCATACAATCTAATATGAATTCTTGCTGTACTTTTGACATTTCTGTATCTCTTAATAGATAGGAATGAGTAGCCTCTAGACCTTTCTGATCTTCTATGCAAGTATATAAAGAACTCACGTCACACGTGACTAGGATGtaattatcttcccattttaaattttctattagatttaaaaaatgtttggtttctttgagatgtgatggtatagatttcacatatttctgtaggtaaTAATCTGTGTATTGCGATAGGTTGGATGTTAGGGAGTCAATTcctgagatgattggtctgcctggggggttggtgatgcttttatggattttgggcaggaaataaaagactggtgtccttgggtgatcaattgctagaaatctactttcttggttattaagaatacctttgttttttgctgtaagtatcattttgtccaagtttttcttcatggattctaaggggttcccagtcaattttttatatgttgcctcatctcccaataatctatatgcttcattaaggtagtttacagtgtccattataaccactcccccacctttatcagcttgtttaatcgttatgtctttgttctcttttagatcttttaaaactaaattttcttttttggttagattccattttaagtcttttttatcatctattttttcaatatcttcttttacctttttttcgaATATTTCTATTGCACTACCTTTTTCTTGTGTGGGGTTGAAATCAGATTTCTGTTTGAGATTGGTATGAATGTATGTGGAAGTATAGTTAATGGtgctttctaaaggattttttagaaaatattttttaagtgctagTTTCCTTGTGAACTCGTTGACATGGATTAGAGTCTCAAATTTGTTGATTCTATTGGTTGGTGCGAAGGATAGTCCTTTACTTACTACAGATTTCTGTTCATTGTTGAGAGCTGTtttactgagattaaaaatgccCTTTGGTTCTATTTGGATTTTTTCGTGGCTTTCTTTGGTTCTACCTCCTCTTCCTCTGTGTCCTCTAATCTTCTTTGCCTTTTGGGGAGTCGTGGGTTTGGATTGGGCCCTCGTCTAAAAAAGATATCCTAGAACTGTGTGTTTTTACTGGAACTGCTGGTGTTCTGTGATCTTCATTTTCGTGAGTTAATGAACTGTATCTGTTATGAGTTTCAATATTTCTTTCCATCTGGTGGTTGTGTGATTCTTTgtgtctaggtgaatgtgttttcctCTGGTGATTTATCGGTGtttcccaatctttttgttctgtgtgCTGATATCTCCAGTTAGTGTGCATATTGTCTTTGTTGTGTCTGTTATTCCTATCTCTGTGGTTAGTTGGTGtttcccaatctttttgttctgtgtgtTGGTATCTCCAATTCGTATGCATATTATCATCATTGTGTCTATTattcatatttctgtgtttatcaAAACGCCTATTGCTGTGATTATGTGAATTTTTGTTGTAGTCTCTTTCATTTCTAAAATCATCATTTCTATATTGATCATTGTTTTGATTTTGGTAGTCTCGTTGATTATCATTAAAATGTCTATAGCTGTAGTGTGTAGAGAAATGTTTTTGTTCtctattttttaaatcataatttctATTGTGATTATAATTATATCTCCAGTGTCCTTGATTCCTATAATCGTGGTTGTTTCTATATTCATAATTATGTGATTTGTGATCTCTGTAATTGTTATAGTAATTATCAGTGTCATGTTGTCTATTGAAattgtttctattatttctattgtaATCATTGTTAGTATATTGTCTCTCATTAGGATTCCTATTTTGCATAGTGTTTCTATTTGTGATTCTTTCTCTTTGGTCATTTCGTGAAGTTTGGTATGTTGTGTTGTTAGAAGCTTCCATATCATTCATTGGTTTTCTACtgctgaatagatgtttatggttcTCAGATTTAGTATCAGGGTCTTGATTATCTATCCCCTTATAGTCACTTAAATCTCTGTTGAATTTCCTCCATTTTACTTCAAGAATATCTTTGTTTAAATCGCCTAATTTTTtagctatttcttgttgttttgaATTTAGTGTATCGTTCAGTGTTGTCTTATCTAGTATTTCTTTACAATTTTGGATTTTTATCCCTAGGTCTTGTGTGGTGGATTCTCTGGATTTTATGATAACATTTATAAGTTTGCTGGAAGCTGTTTCTAGAATATCATACCACTCTTTTTGATGTTCTTCATTAAGTTCAAAGGTGCAGTCTTTTTTTAACCTAAGTCCCCTTGGGACCATAttttctttaatatactttttaagaaaAGTTAGTTCtaatttttgtttgatttctttaaAAAGGATGTTCTCTAACTCACTTAATGTGTCTCTTTCATTTATGGTGtcgtttttgtatttattatatgttgAGTCTGATGGGTCTATCTTTTTGTGTATATCATCCAATATGCTATCTCTAGTGCCAAAAATATCCATAGTGAGTTTGTATGGACTTGATATATGCTGTATATTATCCTTGTGTATAAAACGTAGAGGATACCAGTTAGGACAGTCTGGGGATAATTAGTAATAAAtgtttggtagggttagactgtctagctggtggggaatctagcacacctgaagtaaactttatcccaaagtttaaagagttataattagttgtggtaggtggcgcaaaccaagttgctattcccaatgtgtcttactgtaaatatgtgtgataatatgtgggctcaatatatgttaatgttttgataagtactattttatattctcttatggaaaaaattggatgtcgaaactttttaaaaaaaaatatatattatactttatttgattccggtaaatttacccaataatagtgatgctaaaattacaattaaacaaatattattacaaattccttcaaagtttaaaaaatgacaccggtgtctctatgtatctatgtataaaatgtacgtaatatataaaaatatatgaatatataaaaattaaattaaaataatatcgttgaaatcttgcaatttatacagttataggtttatcacaagttgtaatttctaacaaaatgtttgtaaatacaatttaatagtggataagacaatagttgctgtatagttcatataggatactttgtttcaagttaagctgtgcaattgagatcttatcttaggtaactatatatcaaatgtagaggtatgttggtgcgatttttatcacactgtgatacaagtatacaaattagtaccttaaagtgtatctgtttgatatcacttttgtgagatgattgcagttaaataaacgccgctatgccaataatttgctgatggcagttctatatgggctgctggcggttaaataaatgccgctttggtttcctcttgttaggtgggcttatctgtttgctgcgaggaaATTCACTTTTATGTAAATGCTTGTGTAGTTGTCGTGGCCActttgttatcttgtcctttgttggtcagtgaccgatcacgctcttaaggatttcttggtgggatcttcgttgcggttaggtgctaaccatttgctgatgttttttaagtatctccagtttttctattttgtggtttgtctgtcggtcagtgaccgatcacgatggtatggttgttggatgacctcctgatgtggaatatttgcgtgcctctccggtccgttgttcccaggtttctttgatgtcggtcagtgaccgatctgggtactgaaatgtggttgtgggataagtagaaagtttgtgggataagtagaaagtttgtaggataagtagaaaaaggaattctagttatcaatgtgatctttgcggttaaatatatgccgctaagtaggaacttgaatatttcaccgGGGTgtagctggtattctctttgtcttctcaaatcctttgcaggtgtgctctggtatcaacgcctttcggctggacagcctttttcaagataccagatgtgtggattcaaggctatttaaagcatctataatttagcaattaaatcactaattgatgatatacataaaaatcaaaaaaagtCCAAGAACATTTaatcagagaaaccagatttggatggaggaagggaccctaaagtaaaaggtccttcctcagaggtaatttcCAAGGcagaagagatgacatcatcaccagatccgtgaaccagatcctccaaggccatgcaggagctattagaatcacagaagctctcttctgcttgatgcGAGTAATTACTCacagaaggagagcaaacggaggaaacaggtaagctagaACAGATTTAagctctcttgaccttgaaccgtaacttggaagcttggcattttgacgagatgccatcagatccaattctggaatccCCCACCTGAGGTTTATCATCaagaaaacctctgggtggagagcccacactcctggatgaaaagtctgcctgctcagaaaatccgcttcccagttgtctactcctgggtatgtggatggcagagagatgacaatcgtgagactccgcccactggagaatatGAGTCACCTCAATCATTGCTAAAGAActtcaagttcctccctggtggttgatgtaagtcactgaggtgatgttgtccgattggaatctgataaaccggactgaaGCTAGCT
Proteins encoded in this region:
- the LOC128652294 gene encoding GATA zinc finger domain-containing protein 14-like — its product is MDIFGTRDSILDDIHKKIDPSDSTYNKYKNDTINERDTLSELENILFKEIKQKLELTFLKKYIKENMVPRGLRLKKDCTFELNEEHQKEWYDILETASSKLINVIIKSRESTTQDLGIKIQNCKEILDKTTLNDTLNSKQQEIAKKLGDLNKDILEVKWRKFNRDLSDYKGIDNQDPDTKSENHKHLFSSRKPMNDMEASNNTTYQTSRNDQRERITNRNTMQNRNPNERQYTNNDYNRNNRNNFNRQHDTDNYYNNYRDHKSHNYEYRNNHDYRNQGHWRYNYNHNRNYDLKNREQKHFSTHYSYRHFNDNQRDYQNQNNDQYRNDDFRNERDYNKNSHNHSNRRFDKHRNMNNRHNDDNMHTNWRYQHTEQKDWETPTNHRDRNNRHNKDNMHTNWRYQHTEQKDWETPINHQRKTHSPRHKESHNHQMERNIETHNRYSSLTHENEDHRTPAVPVKTHSSRISFLDEGPIQTHDSPKGKED